The candidate division KSB1 bacterium DNA window GCGCGCGCCAGCGGATAGATCACCAACGGCGCGATCATCGCCGCGATTTCCGACCAGGCGTTGATGCGCCACCAAAACCAGCGCAGGATCAACATTGCGCCCATGCCGGCGCTGGCGTTGATGATAAATTCCCACGCGCCCGAGATGGTCGTCAGCAGGCGGGTCACCACCAGCGAGATAATCACGATCAGGGCAATGCCAAAGCGGGAGATCAGAACGTAATGCTTCTCGCTCGCCTCCCGTTTGATGAAGCGGCGATAAAAATCATTGATGAGATAAGACGTGCCCCAACTGATCTGCGAGGCAATGGTGGACATGTAAGCCGAGAGGAAAACCGCGATCAGCAAGCCCAACAGGCCGGGCGGCAGATAATCCCGCATGAGTTTGGGATAGAGCAGGCCGGGATCCACCGTGTTCTCGTATTTTTCATAGAACGCCCGAAATTCCGCGGTGTGATAGCCGGGCGCACCGGAGCGCAACAACGCGGGGTCGTGAAATGCCTGCACCGCCTGTTCATAAAGCACGGGGTTCTCCGCCTGCAGGGCCTCGGCATTTTCCGCCCGCGGCAGCAGGAGCAGCGCCGCCAGCGCGACGAGAATCCACGGCCAGGGCCGCACCGTGTAGTGTGCAATATTGAACCACAATGTGGCAAACACGCTTTGCCGCTCGTCGCGGCAGGCCATCATGCGTTGCGCAATGTAACCGCCGCCGCCGGGATCAGCGCCCGGATACCAGCTCGACCACCATTGCACACCGATGTAAGCCAGAAAGGCGCCGATGGTGAGACTGAGTGCGCCGCCAGTGATGCCAGCCGCCGTCACCCCGCCCACGTGCGGAAAAAAGTCCAGCACCTGGGGCGACAGCCTGGCCGTCATGCCGCTCAAGCCCCCGACTTGCGGCAGCCGCACCACCAGCACGGCCAGCACGATGCAACCGAGCATGGCGAAGACGAACTGAAAGCTGTCGGTACGGGCGGTGCCGGGCAGGCCCGAGGTGGCCGCATAAAGCGCGATCAAACCGCCGGTCACTACCACCAGCCAGAAGGGATCACTGCCGGGCAGGGTGACTTTGAAAATCTTCTCCATGGCCTTGTGCACCCACCCCATCACGATGGCATTCATGAACAGACCGAGGTAAAGCGCGCGGAAGCCGCGCAGCACCGCCGCCGGTCTGCCGGAGTAACGCAGTTCGACGAATTCCACGTCGGTCATGATGCCGGCGCGGCGCCAAAGCTTGGCGAAGAAGAAAACCGTGAGCATGCCCCCGATCGCCATGTTCCACCACAGCCAGTTGCCGCCGATGCCGTTGCGCGCCACCAATTCTGTGACGGCCAGCGGCGTGTCGGCGGCGAAGGTGGTGGCCACCATCGCCGTGCCTGCCACATACCAGGGCAGGTTTCTGCCGGAAAGAAAAAAGGCCTCGGTGTTTTGGCCGGCGTGGCGGGAATAGTAGGCCGCAATCACGAGCACCGCCGCCAGCATGACCACGATGACTGTCACATCCAGCCAGTGCAGTGCCGGCATGGTTTTCCTTTCTGCAGGTTGCGGAAACGGCTGGCAGACAACCACCGGTGGCAGCCGGGCCTCGCCAGCCGGCGTTGTTTGAGTGACGGGGATGAAAGTGCGGAATCAATCTGCTGGACGGGAGAGGGAAGGGCCGTGGGCGCGGCGAGCAGTGGGCCCGCTGCCATGCTGGCGGGCCGCGGTTGCTGCCGCACACACCTCATGGCCGCGGGTGGGAAAAGGCGCACGCTCCCGGCTTTGCCGCTGCGAAAGCTGCCGTGTCTTGACTGCAAGGCCATACCCGGTCTGCTGCGCCATCAAATGTGCAATGGGAAATTTCTGAGACACACAAGCGGCTGCTTGTATCAAGCAGCCTGCGGAAAAGATACACTGCCTTTCAGGTTTGTCAAGCACTTTTTTTGAGGTCTTTCGGGGCATCTGTCTTTTGCGGACGGCCACATGCGACAAACAGGGGCGGAGACGATTTTTCGCATGCCTGAATTTTGCACCCAGATTGGCGAGAAATGCCGCTTAAATCGCGACGGCCAACCACCCAGGGGGTGGTGCATAAAAATTTTTCAGGCCACCGTGCGGTCAACTCCGGCAGGAGTGAACTGTTTTTAGTAAAGCGGCATATCGCATTTTCCCAAACCCCGTCAGGAGTGACCTGCTTGGTCCTCCTCAAAAAAACCGCGCCAGATCATGAGAAATTCTACAGGCCATTCCTAACGGAGCTTAAAGACACGCAAGATTTCCATGTCTACAAACAGTTGACTCCTGTCGGAGTTTGGTGAACAAGCCATTTCTTCCGGGCAACGGCAAGCCGGCATGCAAAATTCAGGTTATCATAAAAAGGCCGTGAGAAAAATTTTCTCCCACGAAAATAAAACTCCCGCGAAAAAACATTGCGCGGGCGTTCGTTTTGGTGGGAGGGGAAAACCCGAAGTCTGAGTGGGGAAATCCACCGGCGCGACGCTCGCGAACCGGCTATCTGACCACTTGCAAAGTGCGCGTTTGACTGAAGGTCGGCGTCGCCAGGCGGTAAAAATAGGTTCCGTTCGGGAAGCGCGTCATCTCGAGCGGCACAGAATGATTCCCGGGACCGAGCTCGCCATGATGCTGCAGCAGAAGTTTGCGCCCCATCAGGTCATAGACTTCAAGGGTAACGGGTTCGCGCTGCGACAGGGCAAACCGAATCTCCGTGGCCGCCTGCACGGGGTTGGGATGATTGGGAAACAACACGAATCCCCCGGGCGCAGGCGGGTCAAGCTCCACGCTGGTCTCGATCTCGGGACGAAACTCATGCAAACGCTGCCGCAGACGCTGGATCTCGGCGGCGTAGTCCCGTGAGTTGATGAGGTTGTGCAACTGATATGGGTCGTCGCGCAAATCATACAGCTCCGCGCGATCCCCCTGGTTTTCGACATAAACCAGCTCGCCGGTGTGAATGGCGGCATAGAGCGGGCCGCCGCGCTGCTCGGGCCAGCCTTCGATGAGCAAATCCTCGCGCCAGGAGTGCTCGTTTCGCATCAGTGCCGTCAGAGAGCGGCCGTCGATGCGGGAGGAAATCGGCAAACCGGCCAGCTCGAGCACGGTCGGGGCAATGTCGATGTTCGCCACCAGCCGGCGTTCCACCCGCGGGGAGATCAGCGGCGGGTAGCGCACGGCAAAGGGGATGCGAATCGCTTCTTCATAGACGAACCATTTGCTCACCAGGCGGTGCTCGCCTTCGTGAAAGCCGTTGTCGGAAAGGAAGAACACCACCGTGTTGTCCAGCAGGCCGCGGCGTGCCAGAGTGGCGAGCAGGCTGTCGTTGGCCTGATCGACGGAATACAGACACTGCAACTGCCGGCGGCGGTGCTGGTCGATGCTGCGGGCGGCGCCCCGGGTCAGGCGGGGCAGGGCTTGAATCCAGCGGGGTTTGTCGGAGACATCGGCTTCGTCATAGCTCGGCGGACGGTGCCGCGGCAGATCGGGATAGCGCAGGGTGTCTTCGGGCGCGGGATCAACCGGTGCGTGCGGCGCAGTGTGCGAAAGAAACAGCAGAAACGGCTGCTGCCGGCCGGCCAGGCTGTCCAAAAAAGCCAGGGCATAATCGCGCAGGACATAGGTGACGTACCCCGGGGTGGTTTGCCACACGCCGTTGAAATTGATCACCGGATCGAAGTAAGTCGAATGGCCGGCTTTGCGCGCCGCCCAGAAGTCGAATTCCGGCCGCGGTAATCCGGTGTAGGAGTTCAAATATTTGCCCACGAAACCGGTGTAGTAGCCGGCCTCATGCAGGCGCACCACGAAGGTTTCCTCATGCAACGGATCTTCATTGAGGCGCACGCCGTGCTTGTGCGCATACATGCCGGTGAGAATGCTGGCCCGGCTCGGACAGCACAGCGGCGTGGTGACATAGGCGCGCGTGAAAGTCAGGCCTTCCTCGAAAATCCGCCGTTTCGTTTTGGGCATGAACTCCATCGAATCGAAGCGCTGATCATCGGTGATGATGATCAGAAAATTGGGGCGGCTCGTGCCGGTGGAATCTCCCGCCGGTTGCGCGCCAACCCCGTTGCTGCTCAACAACAGGAGCAGCAGCAGTGACCATTGCCCTGCGACGCAGGCGACGGATGGACGGACAGCTTTCCCTCTCATGTTCAACCCCTTGCTGAAAGACGGTTGGGTGTCATGCGCGGCGTGACGGAGGATGCAGATCCGGCAGGCGGGGCGAGGCAATCTACGGCACGGCCGCAGGTTTCCAGTTTGCTGCTCAAACGTACCAGCAGACCGGAGTGACTGCCGAAGGATATTGCCAGGCGCGATACACAACGCCGGAGACAAGCTGCGGCAACCGGCAACAAGACGGCTGCCAGCAGCCGGGGAGGACGCTTGTCCGGTGGGGCCGGGAGAAATCAGGTGGGAAGACGAGGCGGGGTTGTGCGACCGGCAGCCGCCTGTGCGATCGGCGCCGGCAGCGTTACAGCATGGAAAAATCCCGCACCTGCAAGTAGGCCTGCTTGGGCAACAGCCGGCCATGCACGAGCACACGCTGGTTGTGCCGGGTGGCAGCCTGTTGCATCAGCTCATTGCCTTTGTCATGTGCAATGAGCGTGACAATCCCGCCTTCCGCGGTGCGCAGACCGCAGCGGTGGCTGGCGTCGTGGCCGTGCACAATCTGCAGGGCATCCAGCAGCAGGCAATCAATGCAAATGATTTCGCCTTCGAAACTGGCTTCAATCGCCGGGAAGCGGCTGACGTCAACGCGGGCCGGGGTGCGCATGGCAAAATAAACCAGCACAGCGGGCAGCAACAGCAGCACAACCAGGGTTGCGAGCGCCGGCACGGGCTGCCAGCGGAAGAGCTGGCGCACCTGCCCGCCAAAGCTGTAGCGTGTCGGATAATCCGCCAGAGCCTGCTGCAGCCGGGCCCGCAGCGCCGCAGGCGCCGTCAGCCGGCGGGCATGCTGTTGTACCAGCAGCTTCATTTCTCTTTGCTGCCGGACTTCATGGGCACAGTGCGGGCATTTCGCAATGTGTTCGGCCACTGCGGCGGCGGTGGTCTCGTCCAGCTCCCGGTCGATGAAGGCGGCGGCTTTTGCGATTACCTGCTCACATTGCAAAGTCATGACGCGCCTCGCATGCCAGCATGGTTTCATTCCTGCAACGGTTTCTGCGGCTTGATTGCGCCGGTGCGGCGGGCATACTCTCCCAGATGCTGCTGCAACTGCCGCCGCGCACGCGACAGGCGTGACATCACCGTGCCGATCGGCACGCCCAGGATGCCGGCGATTTCCTTGTAGGAGAATTCTTCGAGGTCGCACAACAGCACGACCATGCGAAATTCAGGGGAGAGCTTTTGCAGGGCGGCGCTCACTTCGTCGCCGAAGAGATCGGCATAGCGCTGCTCGTCGCGAGCGGTGGCAAAAGGATCGGGCCCCTCATCGTCCACCGAAGGGACCGAGTGCAAGTTTTTTTCAAAATCAACCTGCGGCGGCACGCGCTTTTTGCGGCGATACTCGTTGATGAAGACGTTGGTCAGAATGCGAAAGATCCAGGCTTTGAAATTGCTGCCGGCGGCGAACTGGTCGAAGGAACGAAAGGCACGCAGGCAGGTTTCCTGCACCAGATCCTCGGCATCGAAGCGGTGCCGCATCAGGCGCAACGCCAGATTGTACAGAGCGTTCATCTGCGGAAAGGCAAGCGCTTCGAAGCGGCGACGGCGCTCATCCTCCGCCGGTTGTGAACGAAACATGAGATTCCTCACATTATACCAGCCTGCCACCGCGCATGCCTCCGGCGGTTCCAGGATCATTGCGAAGGGGAGAGATGAGGAATCTTTGACAGAAACACATAATCGCGCACCATGGCCGGCATTGGCGGCAGGGCCTCAGGATTGCGGCGAATTGCGCAGCGCCTGCTCCAGCACCTCGCGCAACTGGCCGGCCGAGAGCATGCCCACGAAGTTGTTGACCACGCGACCGGCGCGGTCGATGATAATCGTATGTGGAATGCCGTTGACGTTGTAACGCATCGCGATCTCGGGGGAGCCCACCAGCACGGGATAGGCAATCGGAATGCGCGCCATGAAAGCGGGCACGGCCGCGCGCGGGTCATCATCCAGCGAGATGCCCAGAAATTCCACGCCGCGATCACGATAGCTGGCGTAGACCTCGTTGAAATCCGGAATCTCACGGCGGCAGGGGCCGCACCAGGTCGCCCAAAAATTCACCACCACCACTTTCTCGCCTTCAAAACTGCGCAAGTTCACGGATTCGCCCGTGAGTGTCGGCAGGGTGAAATCCGCGAGTTTCTCGCTTTCCGGCACGGCCGACCGCGCGTTACCGGCGGTCTGTTGTGATTGCGGTTTTTCCCGGCAGGCGTTGAGTGCCATGACCAGAACCAGTATGAGCAGCGCTGCGCTTCCCAGTCTCATGCATCACCTCGATTGGTTATGACAAAATGAACAACAGCGGCGCCGGGCGGAATATTCCCCGTTTCCGCTTCACCGTGTGCGCAACGATAATCAATTATCCGGATTGAAACAACTGGAAATCATGGCCGGCGCGCAAATTCCAACGGGAGTGATCGGCGAATGAGCCCCTCTGTCGGTATGCTCTCGCGCATTGCAGCCGCCCGCCCGCATGTGGCGACGGCACCCACCTCTGCTGCAATTGCCAGGGTTGCCACATCCGGCCGGCGCCAACACCGGCAGGGACAGCTGACACTCTGGGCTCATCTTCACATTTTTTGCAACTAGCCAGGCGGTCAACACGCTGCCGTGCAACCGCGCTTGCTTTTCGCACGGGCCACGCGCCCATTTTCATTCGGAGAAACGTGTCCATGAAACTCAAACCTGTTCGCGCCGCCGCCCTCCTGCTTGCGGTTCTTGTTGCAGGGTGCAATATCTTTTCCCCCTTCAAGCCGGGTGAGCAGAATGATGATCCCGAGGCCCTGCTGGCGCAGGCGCAAGCCGAACTCAGGAACAACAATCCGCAACAGGCACTGGCACTGCTCGAGCGCGCCAAACAGCAGTCACCGCAGACGCCCCTGATCCGCTACTATCATGCGGTCGCAACCATCCGCGCCTACAACGTCAATTTCGACACCTTCATCACCGCGCTGCAGTCCGGCACAGCGGCGCCGGCCGCGGACAAGCAGCGCGGCAACCTGATCGCGGCGGTGAATGACACGCTGCCGTTGTTCGATTTCAGCGAAGCCGAGCTGGCCCGCCTGCTCGCCGTGTTTCATGCCGTGCGGGACGATCTCGAGCCGGTGGTCACGGGGTTGATCAACGGCACCATCAGGCCCGGCGATTTTCCCTTTGCCAATGACGCCTATCTGAGCTGCGGCGTTGCCTCGCTGGTTTACGGCTTCGTGTTGATGCTGGACCAGGATCACAACTACGCCACCGGCTTCCAACTCGATCCGCGCCTTTCCATCAACATGGCGGCGGGCCTCTATCAAGTTGTCATCGAGGACCCGCAGAAAACCGCACAGCAGATTTGCCGGGAGGTCGAGAGCGTCATCCGGACGACCTATCCGCTGCTCGAGCAGGGTTTGGTCTGCCTGTGGTATTACTACAACGATGCCACATTCGGCCGCTTGCCCGTCACGCCGGCACCGGTTCCGCCTGCTGCTTTGCCGGGTAATTTGCGCAACACGCCTGCCGGCCGGTTCTTTCGTGTCGTTTTCGAGGGCTTGAGTGCGCTTTACGGCTTCAAATGCTGATATGTCCAGCTTTTCCCACTTTGACCACATGTTGCGGCGCGCAGCAGGAACCGGCTGGTGCGGTTCCTGCCCCGACGCTCCCCAACACGACCCGCCGCCGCGAGACGGCTCACGGCCCGGCTGGTCTTTGCCAACTTGACCCAATCGCGACGAGCTGTCTACCTATGCGAAACCTCCTGCGCTTCACCGGACTGGCAGTCCTGAGCTGGTTTGCCCATGGCACTGCCCAGGACCTGCCGCGCATGATCGTCTACAACGTGCGCGCGCTCGGTATGGGCGGGGCCGCGGTGGCAGTGGCCGGCCAAGACAATGTCTTCTTTTTCAACCCGGCGCTGCTCACCACCCTGCGATACCCGCGCTTCAATCTGGTCGATTTGAGTCTGCGCATGAACACGCATGTGCTCGACCAGTATCGTTTTTATCAGGATCATCGCGACCAGTTGAACAACATCAATGCGCTGAGCGCCACCGAGCTCAATGCGCTGTATCGTCAGGCGCTCGCTGCCGCGCAGCAGCAGGCCGTCATCGGCGTGGATGGTCCGATGCCCCTTCACTTCCTGTCGCGCCACCTGGGCCTGGGCGTGTTCAGCACCGGCCGGGCCACCTATGAAATTTTTGAAGGGGCCACCAGCATCCCCCTGGTGGATGTCCGCCTGCAGGGCGATGTGCAGGTGATGGCCTTGCTGGCCCACACCTTTCCCGCCGGCCCGCGCGGCCGCGCCGGTGATATCAGCATTGGCGTTTCCGGGAAATACCTGAAACGCTGGCTCACCCGCAAAACCAAAACCATCTCGGGTTTCTCCAGCAACGAAAGCCTGCATTTCTACCGCGGCCAAAGCTTCAGTGTCGATCTCGGCGCCTTTTATCCCTTGAACCGGCGTCTGCATTTCGGCGCAACGATCTACGACCTTTTTGCCACTCCCTTCAAGTGGAATACCAAGGGCGCCACACTGGACAATCCCGTGCCGCCCGACAGGGTTTCACCTTCCTACCGTCTGGGCATGGTCTATCGTCCGGGGATCAAATTCAAAAAGCTGTTTTATGATCTCACACTGGCGCTCGACTTCGACGAGCCTTTTACCGGCGGGAACACCTTCTTCAAGACGGTGCACCTGGGCGCCGAGACGCGATTGACACCATTGCTGGCTGCGCGCACCGGCTTCTATCAAGGCTATCCGGCGGTTGGCCTCGGCCTGAATCTCTACCTCATCCGCGCCGATTATGCCTTTTATGGTGAGGAGATGGGCAAGTTTGCCGGGCAAACCGTGGCGTGGAATCACGCCGTGCGCGTGCAAGTCGGCTTCTGAGGGCGCGTCTCACCCCAACAAAAAAGGCCCGATGCCGCTGCCTGCGGATTGGGCCTTTTTCATTCCGGCATGCCGGTTTATTGGGCTGCCACCGGTTTGCCTTCGGCATTCAACACCACGAGCTCACCGGCATTCAGCTCGCGCAAACCGGCCTCGATCCTGGCAATATCGCCAACCAGCAGCAGCAGCGCCTGGCCGGGGACCGCATATTTCTGCGCCGCGGCATTCACCTCCGCCAGCGTGACTCTGGCTGATTCGTCGCTTTCGCGCTGCAGTTCGGTGATCGGCATGCCGGCCGCCCACAAATCGGCGATTTGGCTGGCAATGCGGCCCTGCGACTCGAATTGCTGGGCATAGCCGCGAATGCGCGCCGCCCTGGCATCTTCGAGCTCCTTCTCAGAAATCGGCCTGGCGCCGGCGAGATTGCGCAATTCTGCCAGAAACTCCGCCACGGACTCCCTGGTCTTGTTGGTTTGTACCCCGCCGCTCGCCCACCAACTGCCGGCCTGCGACAGCAGCGCGAGATTGGAGAAGACACCATAGGAGTAGCCCTTGTCCTCGCGCAAATTCAAATTCAAGCGCGTGCCGAAACCGCCGCCGCCCCACACGGCATCCGCCAGCCGCAGCGCATAGTAGTCCGGCGTCTGGCGGCCGGGTGCCGGCAGAATTTGCGTGATCACGGTTTGCGCCGCATCCTGGCGATCGACCAAATAAATTTTGCCGGCTGCCATCGGCCGGGGCGGGGGAATGCTGACCGATGGCGCGGCGCCGCCACGCCAACTGCCAAAGTGGCGCTGCACCAGCTCGGTGGCCTGCGCCAGCGTGAGGTCACCCACGAAAATCAGTGCGGAGCTGCCCGGCTTCCAATAAGTCTCATGAAACGCCACCAAATCCTCCCGGGTGATCTGCTGCACCGTCGCCGGCAGCATGGCCCGGCCATAGGGATGATCGTGGCCAAAGACCAGCATGCTGCGGAGGCGGGCGGCCAGGGCATTGGGGTTGTTCTCCTGCTGCGCGAGATTGTCGAGCGTGCGCTTCTTTTCGCGGTCAACTTCCGAGGCGGGGAACACCGGCTGGCGTATCACTTCGGCCAGAATGGCGAGCGCAGGATCAACATGGCGGCTGAGCACCTCCAAGCCGAGCTGGCTGGCCTCGCGCGTGGCAAAACCGAACAAGCTGGTGCCGAGATCGCCCAGCGCATCTTCGATCTCCAGCGCTTTTCTGGTCTTCGTGCCCATGTCGATCGTCGCGATGACCATGTTCGCCACACCCTCCTTGCCGGGAGGATCCGCAACATTGCCGGCACGGGTCACAAACGTCACCGCCACCTTGGGCAACTCCGGCCGTTCCACCACAAAAATCTCCATGCCGTTCGCGGCTTTGGCAGTTTTCACTTCCGGCGAACGGAAGGGTTTGTCCACCCCCAGCGCGGGTTGCTGGCTGCGGTCGAGCGCCACTTCCGCAGGCCGGCCGGAAGCTTCGGGATGGAAACGCACCAACAGGCGGTTGCGCGTGTCCAGCCAGGTGGCAACAGCCTGGCGCACCTCATTGACCGTGACACGGCGATAGCGGTTGACGTCGGCTTCGAACTTGTTGGGATCGCCGAGGTAGGTGTTGTATTGATTCAGCAAATCGGCCTTGCCGCCGAAACCGCCGATGCGTTCCAGCCCGGTGACGAAGTTGTATTCCCGCTTGGTTTGCGCGCGCTTCAACTCGGCCGGTGTCGGACCCTCTTTGGCCAGGCGGCTGATCTCGGCGGTCACGATATTCTCGATTTGCTCGAGGTTCACGCCCGGCCGCGCAGTCGCCACCACCGCGAAGAAGCCGGAGATTTCCATGGTATTGTTGAAGGAGAAAACATTGGTGCAAAGCTGCCGGTCATACACCAGCACTTTGTTGAGACGGGCGGACAGGCCGTCCGTCAAAATCGCGGAAGCCAAATCCAGCGGCGCTTCTTCCGGCGAAAAATATTCCGGCACCGGCCAGACCATGTAGGTGCGCGCCTGCGGCACACGATCAAAGGCGGCGACGATCTTTTCACCCTCCAGTCTGGGAATCCAGCGGGTGGGCCGGTCGAGAGCCGGGCCCGGTGGAATGCCGCCGAAGTATTTCTCCACGAGCCGTTTGGCCTCGGCGGGATCGAAATCCCCGGCAATCACCAGGGAGAGATTGTTGGGCGTGTAGTAGGTGCGGAAGAACTCCTTGACGTCTTCGAGCGAGGCCGCGCTCAAATCCTCGTGGCTGCCGATCACCGTCCAGGAGTAGGGATGGCCGGCGGGATGGAGATTCTCCACAATCAGTTTGAAAGCCCGGCCGTAGGGTTGATTCTCCAGCCCCTGGCGCCGTTCGTTCTTCACCACGTCGCGCTGGTTGTCCAGCTTGGCCTGGGTCAGGGCCTCGGGCAAAGTGGCGAGGCGGTCCGATTCCACCCACAACAACAACTCGAGATTGCCGGAGGGCACGGTGGCGAAATAATTGGTGCGATCGTTGTCGGTGGTGCCGTTGACGCCGCCTTCGCGCAGATTGGCGCCCGCCTTTTCGACATAAGTGAAATATTCCTCCGCCGCATTCTTGGAACCCTGAAACATCATGTGCTCGAACAGGTGCGCAAAACCGGTGCGGCCCGGTTTCTCATTCTTCGAGCCCACATGAAACCACTGATTGACATGGACAATCGGCAGCTTGCGGTCCACATGCAGGATCACCTGCAGCCCGTTCGCCAGGGTGTACTTCTCGAACTCGACCCTGGGCATGTCCCCGGTCCCGGGCCGGGGTTGCGCCTGGGCGAGGGCAAACAGCAGCAGCGCGCCGAGCACCAGCCCGCCGCGGCTGTACGAAGAAATTGCCATACACACTCTCCTGAATTCCTGTTTCGGTTGTAAATTTTATTGTGAGACGGCGCTGGTATCAGAATCTTCTCACCTGCGGTGGACGGACACACAGGAAAGGAATCGCAGCCTGCCTTGGGAAAAAAGCGCGCCACCGCCCGCCCGGTGCACCAGACGCCAGCAGCCCGGCATGTTCACCTCTGGTAGGGCACAAAGGTGCTCTGCACCGAGCCGTCATCGCACAAATCCACCAGAGCATAGGCCGGCGGGAATTCCTGATAAGCGCCCTTCCACCAGTTGCCCGAGACTGCGCCATTGCAAAGATATTTGATGCCGAGATATTCGACCTCGTCCTGCAGGTGAATGTGACCGCTCAGGCAAAGTTTGATGTTGGCATGCTGTGTGAAGAGATCTTTGAGGCGCCGGGCATCCAGGTGCATCCACGCGGCCGGCACCCGCCACTCGCCGCTGGCTTCATTGTCGCCGTCGAAAAAAGCGCAGAAGCAAATGATGGGGATGTGGGACAGAACACAGACGGGAGTCGTGGCGGGCGTGCGGCGCAAATCTTCGGCAAGCCATTCGAACTGCGCCTCATCGAGACGGGCGAGGTAGCCGGTGGGCGCGGGATGCGTGCTGTCGAGCACGATGAAATGCCAGCCGGCGCGATCGAAGCTGTAGTAGCGTGCGCGCAGGCCGAGTTCCTCCATCACCCATTGCTTGCCATACAACCGGTCGCTGCCGAGTGTGGCGTCAGCGGACTTCCAGCCCCAGACGTCATGATTGCCGATGCAGTGCACCACGGGCAGCGAACATTCGTTGCGCAGCACCTCCTGCCAGATCCGCCATTGC harbors:
- a CDS encoding metallophosphoesterase, with product MKQPQQLSRRAFLQQAALAGVGATALGRFAAPAGNATSRRVLRLAHLTDIHVQPELNAAEGMAAALHHAQNQPDPPAIIFNGGDCIMDALGADKARTKTQWRIWQEVLRNECSLPVVHCIGNHDVWGWKSADATLGSDRLYGKQWVMEELGLRARYYSFDRAGWHFIVLDSTHPAPTGYLARLDEAQFEWLAEDLRRTPATTPVCVLSHIPIICFCAFFDGDNEASGEWRVPAAWMHLDARRLKDLFTQHANIKLCLSGHIHLQDEVEYLGIKYLCNGAVSGNWWKGAYQEFPPAYALVDLCDDGSVQSTFVPYQR